In one Natronosalvus amylolyticus genomic region, the following are encoded:
- a CDS encoding DUF2073 domain-containing protein: MPEATNADDDRRDGVQIDLISGERMDGMASMEKIRMILDGVHDGNIVILEEGLTPDEESKLIEVTMAEISPDEFNGIEIETYPKSSTRDSSLLGRIMGNDETPKKLTVIGPANQIETLHKDENLISALVSRS; this comes from the coding sequence ATGCCTGAAGCTACTAACGCAGACGACGACCGCCGTGACGGCGTCCAGATCGACCTCATCAGCGGGGAGCGAATGGACGGCATGGCCAGTATGGAAAAGATTCGGATGATCCTCGACGGCGTTCACGACGGCAACATCGTGATCCTCGAGGAGGGACTGACGCCGGACGAAGAGAGCAAACTGATCGAGGTGACGATGGCCGAGATCAGCCCGGACGAGTTCAACGGCATCGAAATCGAGACGTACCCGAAATCGAGCACGCGAGATTCCTCGTTGCTGGGTCGGATCATGGGCAACGACGAGACGCCGAAAAAGCTGACCGTGATCGGGCCGGCAAACCAGATCGAAACCTTGCACAAAGACGAGAACCTCATCAGTGCGCTTGTCTCGCGGAGTTAG
- a CDS encoding OapC/ArvC family zinc-ribbon domain-containing protein — translation MPHQCTNCDRTFPDGSKEMLSGCPDCGGNKFQFAPAQSSSAGGVTTQSQPKSSTDERSRGITDGPPAESTAAGADSSQSETAFPEWPDSARRPEDRSGADGRAPDREKTVAEHAAPDRIQEPDSGDQRAREPGDQRERESKDRRPESSSDQSVLDGPVGREHDQPEQEDTAQASARSDIVSSDELPPVTDTPSEPDSSDGRVVSEPDSNDERPSLEELREELNEQFESIKIVRPGEYELNLMELYNREEYIVSLQEDGRYVIDVPDSWRDE, via the coding sequence ATGCCACACCAGTGTACCAACTGCGACCGAACGTTTCCCGACGGCTCCAAGGAGATGCTGTCGGGCTGTCCCGACTGCGGCGGGAACAAGTTCCAGTTCGCGCCAGCCCAGTCCTCGAGTGCAGGCGGAGTGACGACACAGTCACAACCGAAATCGAGTACCGACGAGCGTTCGCGTGGAATCACCGACGGGCCCCCAGCGGAGTCGACGGCGGCGGGGGCTGATTCCAGTCAGAGCGAGACTGCGTTTCCAGAATGGCCGGATTCGGCCAGGCGTCCGGAAGACCGAAGCGGGGCCGATGGGCGGGCACCTGACCGGGAGAAGACGGTAGCTGAACACGCAGCACCCGATCGGATTCAGGAACCGGATTCGGGCGACCAACGAGCACGTGAGCCAGGGGACCAGCGTGAACGTGAATCGAAGGATCGGCGACCAGAGTCATCGAGCGATCAGTCAGTTCTCGATGGGCCTGTTGGACGCGAACACGACCAGCCCGAACAAGAAGACACGGCGCAGGCCAGTGCCCGGAGCGATATCGTCTCGAGTGACGAACTCCCACCAGTGACCGACACACCGAGTGAACCGGACTCGAGCGACGGCCGCGTCGTCAGCGAACCCGACTCGAACGATGAGCGACCGTCGCTCGAGGAGTTGCGCGAGGAACTCAACGAGCAGTTCGAGAGCATTAAAATCGTCCGCCCGGGCGAGTACGAACTGAACCTGATGGAGCTGTACAACCGCGAGGAGTACATCGTCTCCTTGCAGGAAGACGGTCGCTACGTCATCGACGTCCCGGATTCCTGGCGGGACGAGTAG
- a CDS encoding DUF7089 family protein produces MFEERQLSSAVDAVRETYAPDVRVFDVGQDFETLPPAQATDLGLFVEGLEPASYPDDWLPVDAPQLLVRYAGSDFTIGMPGDGSVVWTRQTEPPVVLVKPRVQGSPESFIDFLLAEAIVTCSLEVPEHFLGFFEADYRALDEAVPLDPADTYQIAAALYDAWVGIRTRPVFEAWESTHPALFDAWEDAGNRLEGRVSGLPGAVARGETSFGDGTELACAAVKHGLELPAPFAALDTDAYREHGSSYAVRWAEKTFAALAEE; encoded by the coding sequence ATGTTCGAGGAACGCCAGCTCTCTTCGGCGGTCGACGCCGTTCGAGAGACCTATGCACCCGACGTCCGCGTTTTCGACGTCGGACAGGACTTCGAAACGCTCCCGCCAGCCCAGGCCACCGATCTCGGCCTCTTCGTCGAGGGCCTCGAGCCAGCGAGCTACCCCGACGACTGGCTGCCAGTGGACGCCCCCCAGCTCCTGGTCCGGTACGCCGGCAGTGACTTCACGATCGGGATGCCCGGTGACGGGAGCGTGGTCTGGACTCGTCAGACGGAGCCGCCCGTCGTCCTCGTCAAACCGCGCGTACAGGGCTCACCCGAGTCGTTCATTGACTTCTTGCTTGCCGAAGCGATCGTTACCTGTTCGCTCGAGGTCCCCGAACACTTCCTGGGGTTTTTCGAAGCGGACTATCGTGCGCTCGACGAGGCCGTTCCCCTCGACCCGGCCGACACCTACCAGATCGCCGCCGCGCTGTACGACGCCTGGGTTGGCATTCGGACCCGACCCGTGTTCGAAGCCTGGGAGTCGACACACCCAGCGCTGTTCGACGCGTGGGAAGACGCCGGCAATCGCCTCGAGGGACGCGTCAGCGGACTCCCAGGGGCGGTCGCCCGCGGGGAGACGAGCTTCGGGGATGGAACCGAACTCGCCTGTGCTGCCGTCAAACACGGGCTCGAGTTGCCGGCCCCGTTCGCGGCCCTCGATACGGACGCCTACCGCGAGCACGGCTCGTCGTACGCGGTTCGATGGGCCGAAAAGACGTTCGCAGCTCTGGCAGAGGAGTAG
- a CDS encoding DUF7090 family protein, translated as MTLEYALEIEGTPETVPGGTGILLLHPSTGETDRIDTDFLKTDTDSFLVVSTRTTAREVSQKLEYYDVDESRAVILDTLSIERGYSRRSGEGVHYVAAPDDVDGIVAQVERFLENHDGKVRLSFDSVTELAYYAGDDAALETVERLVTLLEEHDAVGLFHLSEEVHDDDVVEQFRALFDGVVDLDEDGNVSTAF; from the coding sequence ATGACACTCGAGTACGCCCTCGAAATCGAGGGAACACCAGAAACCGTACCCGGTGGCACCGGTATTCTCCTGTTGCACCCCTCCACGGGCGAAACCGACCGAATCGACACCGACTTTCTGAAAACTGACACCGACTCTTTCCTCGTGGTTTCGACGCGAACGACCGCCCGCGAAGTCTCCCAGAAACTCGAGTACTACGACGTCGACGAATCTCGCGCCGTCATCCTCGACACCCTGAGCATCGAACGTGGCTACTCCCGACGCTCGGGTGAGGGCGTCCACTACGTCGCTGCCCCCGACGACGTCGACGGCATCGTCGCCCAGGTCGAGCGCTTCCTCGAAAACCACGACGGAAAGGTTCGCCTGAGTTTCGACTCGGTGACCGAACTGGCCTACTACGCTGGCGACGACGCAGCCCTCGAGACGGTCGAGCGACTGGTCACCCTGCTCGAAGAACACGACGCGGTCGGCCTCTTTCACCTATCCGAAGAAGTTCACGACGACGATGTCGTCGAGCAGTTCCGCGCGCTGTTCGATGGCGTCGTCGACCTCGACGAAGACGGAAACGTGAGCACGGCGTTCTGA